A window of Marinobacter salarius contains these coding sequences:
- the gshB gene encoding glutathione synthase, which yields MTVRLGIVMDPIEKIHFKKDSSLAMLLAAQKRGWEIEYMELPDLYLKGGQARARTRDLTVHMDPEDWFGFGGAQDRALGDLDVILMRQDPPVDREFLMATFILEIAEQQGALVVNPASTLRDCNEKLFAAQFEDCTPPLLVTRSAERLKEFYAEHGDVIMKPVDGMGGRSIFRIKENDDNLGVIIETLTNDGAHQAMAQKYIPEIKQGDKRILLIDGEPVPYALARIPSQGENRGNLAAGGRGEGRELTVRDREICDRVAPVLKEKGLIFVGIDVIGDYLTEINVTSPTCIRELDTAYGIDISSQLLDAIERRLK from the coding sequence GCGATGTTGCTGGCAGCGCAGAAGCGGGGCTGGGAAATCGAGTATATGGAGCTGCCGGACCTGTATTTGAAAGGTGGGCAGGCGAGGGCCCGAACCCGTGACCTGACCGTGCACATGGACCCGGAAGACTGGTTCGGTTTCGGTGGCGCCCAGGACCGGGCACTGGGGGACCTCGACGTTATCCTGATGCGGCAGGACCCACCGGTGGACCGGGAGTTCCTGATGGCGACGTTCATTCTGGAAATCGCCGAGCAACAGGGTGCCCTGGTGGTCAATCCGGCGTCCACGCTACGGGATTGTAACGAAAAGCTGTTTGCCGCCCAGTTTGAAGACTGCACGCCGCCGTTGCTCGTTACCCGTTCGGCCGAGCGACTGAAGGAATTCTACGCCGAGCATGGTGATGTCATCATGAAACCGGTTGATGGCATGGGCGGGCGCTCCATCTTCCGGATCAAGGAAAACGACGACAACCTTGGGGTTATTATTGAAACCCTGACCAACGATGGCGCCCACCAGGCCATGGCGCAGAAATACATACCCGAGATCAAACAGGGCGATAAACGCATCCTGCTGATCGATGGCGAGCCGGTCCCCTACGCGCTGGCGCGCATCCCCTCTCAGGGTGAGAATCGTGGGAACCTGGCCGCCGGAGGGCGGGGGGAAGGTCGTGAACTCACGGTACGTGATCGCGAAATCTGTGACCGTGTGGCGCCAGTGCTCAAGGAAAAAGGACTCATTTTTGTCGGCATCGACGTCATCGGTGACTACCTCACCGAAATCAATGTCACCAGTCCCACCTGCATCCGGGAACTGGATACCGCCTATGGCATTGATATTTCCAGTCAGTTGCTGGATGCCATAGAGCGCCGTCTGAAATAA
- a CDS encoding energy transducer TonB — translation MAVQVSDFDRFSFTLFMALALHAIVVLGITFAPEPPRSSAQTMEITLSQFDDETDPEEADFLAQTSQKGSGTEEEPVEMTTPQPSDVSQPEVAEVQPEPPSRVEPRQEQEQPVVQTQAQNERQVSEPSAAEPASDEPLPVKEKKSLMERSLEIASLEARFDQQRRAYAKKPRVMRVTAASTLKSTNAWYVQNWVSKVTRVGNINYPTEARRAGIYGTLRMLVSMKKDGTIKELAILESSGSSVLDDAAIRIVRMAAPFAPFPDDMRENVDELEIIRTWVFERRGLTSG, via the coding sequence ATGGCAGTACAGGTCAGCGATTTCGATCGGTTTTCGTTCACGCTCTTCATGGCGCTGGCGCTCCACGCCATCGTGGTGCTGGGTATTACCTTTGCGCCCGAGCCTCCGCGCTCCTCGGCCCAGACCATGGAAATCACGCTCTCCCAGTTTGATGACGAGACCGACCCGGAGGAAGCCGATTTTCTGGCCCAGACCAGCCAGAAAGGCAGTGGTACCGAGGAAGAACCGGTGGAAATGACGACACCGCAGCCTTCCGACGTCAGCCAGCCGGAGGTCGCCGAAGTTCAGCCGGAACCTCCGTCCCGTGTTGAGCCCAGGCAAGAGCAGGAACAGCCGGTGGTGCAGACACAGGCTCAGAATGAACGCCAGGTGTCGGAGCCTTCAGCGGCGGAACCAGCATCGGATGAGCCGCTACCGGTGAAGGAAAAGAAAAGCCTGATGGAGCGCAGCCTGGAAATTGCCAGTCTGGAGGCGCGATTTGATCAGCAACGCAGAGCCTACGCCAAGAAACCCCGGGTCATGAGGGTTACCGCGGCCTCAACGTTGAAATCAACCAACGCGTGGTATGTTCAGAATTGGGTCAGCAAGGTAACCCGTGTCGGCAATATCAACTATCCTACCGAGGCCAGGCGAGCTGGAATCTATGGCACTCTGCGGATGCTGGTTTCCATGAAGAAGGATGGCACAATAAAGGAACTGGCTATACTCGAATCATCCGGCAGTAGCGTGCTTGATGATGCAGCAATACGCATCGTGAGAATGGCAGCGCCTTTCGCGCCTTTCCCGGATGACATGCGCGAGAATGTCGACGAACTGGAAATTATCCGCACCTGGGTATTCGAACGGCGGGGGCTGACATCGGGATGA
- a CDS encoding YqgE/AlgH family protein: MTASKHSPHSLRHQFLVASPYLQDPRFHGAVIYLCEHSDEGALGLTVNHPLDIHLGEILEQLDMEGGELDVPVYGGGPVQPERGFVLHSPDAGWQNTAQVADDVLLTTSRDVLSDIGAGRGPKNYLVCLGYAGWNEGQLEEELSSNAWLTCPATADILFRTPWEDRYQAVLKLIGIDLNQLSEFVGHA; encoded by the coding sequence ATGACAGCATCAAAACACTCTCCACACAGCCTGCGGCACCAGTTTCTGGTGGCGTCTCCTTATTTGCAGGACCCACGTTTCCACGGTGCAGTGATCTATCTGTGCGAGCATTCGGATGAAGGCGCCCTGGGGCTGACGGTGAACCACCCCCTGGACATCCATCTGGGGGAAATTCTGGAACAGCTGGACATGGAGGGTGGCGAGCTCGACGTGCCGGTATACGGAGGTGGACCGGTTCAGCCCGAGCGCGGGTTTGTGCTGCATTCCCCGGATGCGGGCTGGCAGAACACTGCGCAGGTGGCTGACGACGTCTTGCTGACCACCTCCCGTGACGTGCTGTCTGACATTGGTGCAGGCAGGGGGCCAAAGAATTACCTGGTGTGCCTGGGTTATGCGGGCTGGAATGAGGGGCAACTGGAAGAAGAGCTGTCCAGCAACGCCTGGCTGACCTGTCCCGCCACCGCCGATATCCTGTTCAGGACACCCTGGGAGGACCGGTATCAGGCCGTGCTGAAGCTCATTGGCATTGACCTCAACCAGCTCAGTGAGTTTGTGGGCCATGCCTGA
- the ruvX gene encoding Holliday junction resolvase RuvX yields MPEAGNRRVIAFDFGTRRIGVASGQEMLGTGKPLTMLPARDGVPDWEQIGRLLKEWQPDRVLVGLPLNMDDTENDMCARARKFGKRLHGRFHVEVEMVDERLTSFEAKGDVMASGGSRDFGRDGVDDRAAVLILETWFHQQESRSS; encoded by the coding sequence ATGCCTGAGGCTGGAAACCGGCGGGTAATAGCGTTTGATTTCGGCACCCGCCGAATTGGTGTGGCCAGTGGTCAGGAAATGCTGGGCACGGGTAAGCCTCTGACCATGCTGCCGGCCCGTGATGGGGTTCCCGACTGGGAACAGATTGGTCGGCTGCTGAAAGAATGGCAGCCGGACCGTGTGCTGGTCGGCCTGCCCCTGAACATGGACGACACCGAAAATGACATGTGTGCACGGGCGCGGAAATTTGGCAAACGCCTGCACGGTCGCTTTCACGTCGAGGTTGAGATGGTGGACGAACGTCTCACCAGCTTTGAGGCCAAGGGCGATGTAATGGCGTCCGGTGGCAGCCGTGATTTCGGCCGCGATGGCGTCGATGACCGCGCCGCCGTGCTGATTCTGGAAACCTGGTTTCACCAGCAGGAGTCCCGTTCGTCCTGA
- the pyrR gene encoding bifunctional pyr operon transcriptional regulator/uracil phosphoribosyltransferase PyrR, whose product MTALLEIDRLLDDLEAGLRKKLEERGVTSPALIGIRTGGVWLADVMSKRLGLQEPWGELDISFYRDDFSRIGLNPKVKPSSLPFSTEDRDIILIDDVIMSGRTIRAAMNEIFDYGRPASIILATLVDLGARELPVQPDVTGRVLALQSHQRVKLRGPDPLHIELQETGH is encoded by the coding sequence ATGACTGCATTGCTTGAAATCGACCGGCTGCTGGATGACCTGGAAGCTGGCCTGCGCAAAAAGCTGGAAGAGCGTGGCGTAACCTCCCCGGCGCTGATTGGCATTCGCACCGGCGGTGTCTGGCTGGCGGATGTCATGAGTAAGCGCCTGGGCCTGCAGGAACCCTGGGGGGAACTGGATATTTCCTTCTATCGCGACGACTTCAGCCGCATTGGACTGAACCCGAAAGTGAAGCCGTCCAGCCTGCCGTTCAGCACCGAAGACCGTGACATTATCCTGATCGATGACGTGATCATGAGCGGCCGTACCATTCGCGCGGCCATGAACGAAATCTTCGATTATGGCCGGCCGGCGAGTATCATCCTCGCCACGTTGGTGGATCTGGGCGCTCGGGAGTTGCCTGTTCAGCCAGATGTGACCGGGCGGGTGCTTGCCCTGCAGTCGCATCAGCGTGTCAAACTGCGGGGGCCGGACCCACTGCACATAGAACTCCAGGAAACAGGCCACTAA
- a CDS encoding aspartate carbamoyltransferase catalytic subunit: MTATDPSQTSLQLTADGQLRHFLTLDGLNRALLTEILDTADSFIEVGERSIKKVPLLRGRTVVNLFFESSTRTRSTFELAAKRLSADVLNLDINTSATSKGESLSDTLLNLEAMASDMFVVRHSQSGAPHFIAESVTPGVAIINAGDGRHAHPTQAMLDMLTIRQHKGEFEGLKVAIVGDVLHSRVARSQIRALNELGAAEVRVIAPATLLPRDVESLGCTVEYDMARGMKDLDVVIMLRLQRERMEGALLPSEREFYRLYGLNQEKLALAHPECIVMHPGPINRGVEIESAVADGPQSVILNQVTNGIAIRMAVMSMAMGGQMAERSRKLAGRAQG, encoded by the coding sequence ATGACGGCAACCGATCCCTCACAAACCTCCCTGCAGCTGACCGCGGATGGCCAGTTACGCCATTTCCTGACCCTCGACGGTCTGAACCGCGCTCTGCTGACGGAAATCCTGGACACCGCGGATTCGTTTATCGAAGTGGGGGAGCGCAGCATCAAGAAGGTGCCACTGCTGCGGGGGCGCACCGTGGTCAACCTGTTCTTCGAGTCCAGTACCCGCACCCGCAGCACCTTCGAACTCGCTGCCAAACGGCTGTCGGCCGACGTGCTCAACCTGGACATCAACACGTCCGCAACGTCCAAGGGCGAATCCTTGTCGGACACACTGTTGAACCTGGAAGCCATGGCCAGCGACATGTTCGTGGTGCGCCATTCCCAGAGTGGTGCCCCCCATTTTATCGCCGAGAGCGTTACCCCTGGAGTTGCCATTATTAACGCGGGCGACGGCCGCCACGCCCACCCAACCCAGGCCATGCTGGACATGCTCACCATTCGCCAGCACAAGGGTGAATTCGAAGGCCTGAAGGTGGCGATTGTCGGTGATGTGCTGCACTCGAGGGTGGCCCGTTCCCAGATTCGTGCCCTGAATGAACTGGGCGCCGCTGAAGTGCGCGTCATTGCGCCCGCGACCCTGCTACCAAGGGACGTTGAGAGCCTGGGGTGCACCGTGGAATACGACATGGCCCGGGGTATGAAAGATCTGGACGTGGTGATCATGCTGCGCCTTCAGAGAGAGCGCATGGAGGGCGCACTGCTGCCCAGCGAACGGGAGTTTTACCGGCTCTACGGCCTGAACCAGGAGAAGTTGGCGCTGGCCCATCCTGAATGCATCGTCATGCACCCGGGGCCGATCAACCGAGGCGTGGAAATCGAGTCCGCGGTCGCCGACGGGCCACAATCCGTGATCCTGAATCAGGTCACCAACGGTATCGCCATTCGTATGGCGGTGATGTCCATGGCTATGGGAGGGCAGATGGCCGAGCGCAGTCGCAAACTGGCGGGGAGGGCCCAGGGATGA
- a CDS encoding dihydroorotase, with amino-acid sequence MSSLKIIGGRLADTNAETTVLVRDGRISALGEAAGNEPADHDFDATGCLLTPGFVDLCCNLREPGNGQKGNIASESLAAAHGGFTTLCASPDTSPVNDSGAVTNLILDVAAKRSSVRLLPVGAITRGLEGELLSDMAGLAGAGCIALGNGARPVKNARVLRRCMAYARTFGLTVMFSPENQALAADGYAHDGLVASRLGLLGIPEVAETAAVMEMLLLAEETGVRLHLGQLSCARSVEMLADARKRGIAVTADVAMHQLMFTEDALSGFDSRYHVRPPLRSEKDRQALLGGVRDGVIDAITSQHQPHDSAAKQAPLAATEPGLSTIENTLSMGLLLVERGELDMASLIRSLTGGPAEVIGRSAELRQGAVADLCVFDPDATWVPNDSSLSSVGRHVPLPGKALPGVVRLTLCGGRQAWPQSDL; translated from the coding sequence ATGAGCAGCCTTAAGATTATCGGTGGCCGCCTGGCCGACACCAACGCCGAAACCACCGTTCTGGTCCGCGACGGACGTATCTCCGCCCTGGGTGAAGCGGCCGGGAATGAACCTGCCGACCACGACTTTGATGCCACCGGCTGCCTCCTGACACCCGGATTTGTGGATCTGTGCTGCAACCTGCGGGAGCCGGGCAATGGCCAGAAAGGCAATATTGCCTCGGAAAGCCTTGCCGCCGCTCATGGCGGCTTCACAACCCTGTGTGCCTCGCCGGACACTTCGCCGGTCAACGACTCCGGCGCGGTGACCAATCTGATCCTGGACGTGGCCGCGAAGCGCTCTTCGGTTCGGTTATTGCCGGTTGGTGCAATAACCCGTGGCCTGGAAGGCGAACTGCTCAGTGACATGGCGGGCCTGGCCGGTGCTGGTTGTATTGCCCTGGGCAACGGTGCCCGCCCGGTGAAGAACGCCAGGGTGTTGCGCCGTTGTATGGCTTACGCCCGGACGTTTGGCCTGACGGTGATGTTCAGCCCCGAGAATCAGGCGTTGGCGGCGGACGGCTACGCCCACGATGGCCTGGTGGCTTCGCGGCTGGGCCTGCTGGGTATCCCGGAGGTGGCGGAAACCGCCGCGGTTATGGAAATGCTGTTGCTGGCGGAGGAAACCGGGGTTCGACTGCACCTTGGCCAACTCTCCTGCGCCCGCAGCGTGGAAATGCTGGCTGATGCCCGCAAGCGAGGCATTGCGGTGACCGCCGATGTGGCCATGCACCAGTTGATGTTCACCGAGGACGCCCTGTCGGGATTCGACAGCCGCTATCACGTGCGACCGCCACTGCGCTCTGAAAAGGACCGCCAGGCGTTGCTGGGCGGGGTGCGGGATGGCGTGATCGACGCCATCACCAGCCAGCACCAGCCCCACGATTCCGCTGCCAAACAGGCGCCTCTGGCGGCGACGGAGCCGGGGCTGTCCACCATCGAAAACACGCTGTCCATGGGGTTGTTGCTGGTCGAACGTGGCGAGCTGGACATGGCTAGCCTGATCCGCTCGCTGACTGGCGGCCCGGCTGAGGTGATTGGCCGTTCTGCCGAGCTCCGGCAGGGTGCGGTTGCAGACCTGTGTGTGTTTGACCCCGATGCCACCTGGGTTCCCAACGACAGCAGCCTCAGCTCCGTTGGACGTCATGTGCCGCTGCCAGGAAAGGCCCTCCCAGGCGTGGTTCGTCTGACCCTATGCGGCGGGCGGCAAGCCTGGCCCCAATCTGACCTGTAG
- a CDS encoding putative solute-binding protein — translation MERSFCVFDPVGANGPLFAITKTFQPVALKEGIKLDLRAYTDEKVAAEDFKAGQCDAVLLTGTRAREFNKFTGTLEAMGAVPGEEEMRLLYNTLSQEKARPFLIDGDYEVAGVFPGGAVYLHTRDRAIDSVEKLQGKRIATLDFDTASVRMVRHVGASVVGSNSANFAGKFNNGSVDLAYAPAVAYSPLELYKGVNPNGGVFKYALAYMNFQVIIHRDRFPDDAGQMVRDQAIKRINEAYEIIAEAEAGIPDDIWMHPPQEDVAEYDKMLRKVRLSLLEDGVYDERAISLMKAIRCRVDGARSECAS, via the coding sequence ATGGAGCGAAGCTTCTGTGTGTTTGACCCGGTCGGTGCCAACGGCCCGCTGTTTGCCATTACCAAAACCTTCCAGCCGGTGGCCCTCAAGGAAGGTATCAAGCTGGACCTGCGTGCTTATACCGACGAGAAAGTCGCGGCCGAGGACTTCAAGGCCGGGCAGTGCGATGCGGTTTTGCTCACCGGTACCCGTGCCCGCGAATTCAACAAGTTTACCGGCACCCTGGAAGCTATGGGCGCTGTGCCCGGTGAAGAGGAAATGCGGCTGCTGTACAACACCCTCAGCCAGGAAAAGGCACGCCCGTTCCTGATTGACGGTGACTACGAAGTGGCTGGTGTATTCCCCGGTGGTGCGGTGTATCTCCATACCCGGGATCGGGCCATCGATTCGGTGGAAAAACTGCAGGGCAAGCGCATTGCCACGCTGGATTTCGATACCGCGTCCGTGCGTATGGTGCGCCACGTAGGGGCGTCTGTAGTGGGCTCCAACTCCGCCAATTTTGCTGGCAAATTCAACAACGGCAGTGTTGACCTGGCCTACGCTCCGGCGGTTGCTTATTCGCCCCTGGAACTCTACAAGGGCGTGAACCCGAACGGTGGCGTATTCAAGTACGCCCTGGCCTATATGAACTTCCAGGTGATCATCCACCGCGATCGCTTCCCGGACGACGCCGGCCAGATGGTGCGTGACCAGGCCATCAAGCGTATTAACGAGGCCTATGAAATCATTGCCGAAGCCGAAGCCGGTATCCCCGACGACATCTGGATGCATCCGCCACAAGAAGATGTGGCCGAATACGACAAGATGCTGCGCAAGGTGCGGTTGTCGTTGCTGGAGGATGGTGTCTACGACGAGCGTGCGATCAGTCTGATGAAGGCGATTCGCTGCCGGGTGGACGGTGCCCGTTCCGAGTGCGCCTCCTGA
- a CDS encoding HU family DNA-binding protein, with protein sequence MRKPELAAAVADKTGLSRDKASEVITAFTDQISAAAARGEDTTLIGFGTFNIRSREARDGRNPQTGATIKIPASKTVGFKAGKALKDSIR encoded by the coding sequence ATGCGCAAACCTGAACTTGCCGCCGCCGTTGCGGATAAAACCGGACTGTCCCGGGACAAAGCCAGCGAAGTCATTACCGCTTTTACCGACCAGATCTCCGCCGCCGCGGCCCGTGGCGAAGACACCACTCTGATTGGCTTCGGTACTTTCAACATTCGCAGCCGTGAGGCTCGGGATGGCCGTAATCCTCAAACGGGTGCAACCATCAAGATACCCGCCAGCAAAACTGTCGGCTTCAAGGCAGGCAAGGCACTGAAAGACTCCATCCGTTAA